A stretch of Microbacterium caowuchunii DNA encodes these proteins:
- a CDS encoding HNH endonuclease has protein sequence MRTLVLNAGYEPLGVVSFKRALVLVMNEKATIIEQVEGEPVCATSRVYERPAVIILTRYVRIPGARSAPVTRRGVLRRDAHRCAYCGGAASTIDHVLPRSRGGKDTWENLVACCLRCNNLKGDRTPQEMSWSLRLVPGAPRGGQWTVRGVDRADPRWEPYLALAA, from the coding sequence ATGCGCACACTGGTGCTGAATGCGGGGTACGAACCGCTCGGCGTGGTCTCCTTCAAACGTGCTCTCGTGCTCGTCATGAACGAGAAGGCCACCATCATCGAGCAGGTCGAGGGCGAGCCCGTGTGTGCGACGAGTCGCGTCTATGAACGCCCCGCGGTGATCATCCTGACGCGGTACGTACGCATCCCCGGTGCACGCAGCGCGCCGGTCACCCGCCGCGGGGTGCTCCGCCGCGACGCGCACCGCTGTGCCTACTGCGGCGGTGCGGCCTCAACGATCGACCATGTCCTGCCGCGCTCGCGCGGCGGCAAGGACACCTGGGAGAACCTCGTCGCCTGCTGCCTGCGCTGCAACAACCTCAAGGGCGACCGCACCCCCCAGGAGATGTCCTGGTCGCTGCGCCTGGTCCCGGGCGCCCCGCGCGGCGGGCAATGGACCGTGCGCGGAGTGGACCGTGCCGACCCGCGCTGGGAACCGTACCTCGCCCTCGCCGCCTGA